In one window of Cupriavidus necator N-1 DNA:
- a CDS encoding DUF1328 domain-containing protein, with protein sequence MLQYALVFFVIALIAAIFGFGGIAAGAVEIAKILFFIFLVVALVAAVMGLVRRGR encoded by the coding sequence ATGCTGCAATATGCACTCGTATTTTTCGTCATCGCCCTGATCGCCGCGATCTTCGGCTTCGGCGGGATTGCCGCCGGCGCCGTGGAAATCGCCAAGATCCTGTTCTTCATCTTCCTGGTCGTGGCGCTGGTCGCCGCGGTGATGGGCCTGGTCCGCAGGGGGCGATGA
- a CDS encoding DUF883 family protein, with protein MLTQNPKVRKELNHLSDSADSAIRHIRHAARDTRDAAAPVSAEVKALIAQLEHTIEVLAREGSAESMRAGQRLRERATDMAHRLRAQTTDGMMRARERMDGAVEHAQHRVAESPLKAVAIAAAVGALIGLLLANGRRHSEED; from the coding sequence ATGCTGACGCAGAACCCGAAAGTCAGGAAGGAACTGAACCACCTGTCCGACAGTGCCGACAGTGCCATCCGCCATATCAGGCATGCCGCGCGCGACACGCGCGATGCGGCAGCGCCGGTATCCGCAGAAGTCAAGGCGCTGATCGCCCAGCTGGAGCACACCATCGAAGTACTGGCGCGCGAGGGCTCTGCCGAGAGCATGCGCGCCGGGCAGCGCCTGCGCGAGCGGGCCACCGACATGGCGCATCGGCTGCGCGCCCAGACCACCGACGGCATGATGCGCGCCCGCGAGCGCATGGATGGTGCGGTGGAACACGCCCAGCACCGCGTGGCCGAGTCGCCGCTGAAGGCGGTGGCGATCGCGGCGGCCGTGGGGGCGCTGATCGGGCTGCTGCTGGCCAATGGCCGGCGCCATTCAGAGGAGGATTAG